Proteins from a single region of Prosthecodimorpha staleyi:
- a CDS encoding ImmA/IrrE family metallo-endopeptidase, which translates to MNIRPIRSEIDYDTALARVAALMDAAPESPDADELDVLTTLIERYEADHHRIDAPSPAEAIRFRMEQGGLKPKDLEPILGGRSRVSEILHGLRPLTMDMVRGLNRHLGIPLESLIASSAPPSRTGSGRRSGKTVRWLVERGLMRDGDALDQFIARAFGGSASPVLFRRGAASRTNPQSDPLALQAWCAAVIHQAGRTGWAPLTAPRPTERNLREIARLSRHDDGPARVGTALAGLGIALVVLPHLPATRLDGAALLGPAEAPIVGLTLRYDRIDNFWFTLMHELAHIRLHLSPNRRMILDDLSLPDADAIEREADELATNSLIPPDIWTAGKIGPTAKARDMIAIAAAAGVHPAIAAGRWQRQHGDYRTFSKLVGRGEVRRQFADFPMR; encoded by the coding sequence ATGAACATTAGGCCGATCCGCAGCGAGATCGACTACGATACGGCGCTCGCTCGGGTCGCCGCCCTGATGGATGCAGCGCCGGAAAGCCCGGATGCCGACGAGCTCGACGTGCTGACAACCTTGATCGAGCGCTACGAGGCGGACCATCACCGCATCGATGCCCCGTCCCCCGCCGAGGCGATCCGCTTCCGGATGGAGCAGGGCGGTTTGAAACCGAAGGATCTCGAACCGATCCTCGGCGGTCGCTCGCGCGTATCGGAGATCCTTCACGGCCTGCGCCCGCTGACCATGGATATGGTCCGCGGCCTCAACCGACATCTCGGCATCCCGCTTGAAAGCCTGATCGCCTCCTCCGCGCCGCCATCCCGGACCGGGTCGGGCCGGCGCTCCGGGAAGACGGTGCGCTGGCTGGTCGAGCGCGGGCTGATGCGGGATGGCGACGCGCTGGATCAGTTTATCGCGCGCGCCTTCGGCGGCAGCGCAAGTCCTGTCCTGTTCCGACGCGGCGCGGCATCCCGGACCAATCCGCAGAGCGATCCACTCGCCCTACAGGCCTGGTGTGCGGCCGTGATCCATCAGGCCGGACGGACCGGTTGGGCACCGCTCACAGCCCCCCGCCCGACCGAGCGGAACCTGCGCGAGATCGCTCGGCTCAGCCGCCACGACGATGGCCCTGCCCGCGTCGGAACCGCGCTGGCCGGACTTGGCATCGCACTGGTCGTTCTGCCCCATCTGCCGGCAACCCGCCTGGATGGCGCGGCACTGCTCGGGCCGGCCGAAGCCCCCATCGTCGGTCTGACGCTCCGATATGACCGGATCGACAATTTCTGGTTCACCCTGATGCACGAGCTCGCCCATATCCGGCTGCATCTCTCGCCGAATCGCCGGATGATCCTGGACGATCTTTCGCTGCCCGATGCTGATGCGATCGAGCGGGAGGCCGACGAGCTCGCCACGAACAGCTTGATTCCTCCTGACATATGGACTGCCGGCAAAATCGGCCCCACCGCCAAGGCCCGGGACATGATCGCCATCGCGGCCGCCGCCGGCGTGCATCCGGCCATAGCGGCAGGGCGGTGGCAGCGCCAGCACGGCGACTATCGGACCTTCTCGAAACTGGTCGGCCGCGGCGAGGTCCGCCGCCAGTTCGCAGATTTCCCGATGCGGTAA
- a CDS encoding DUF6455 family protein, producing the protein MPSVNDAVRRNAFLATVIGWWRQRRLDGRPGALGEADEVELLRLAAETGLSRGDLEILAAQGEFAGGLMQRMLASHHISALDLATARPQLYDRMALHCAECREKDRCRHELDAGTAAAHAPDFCPNADMIRNLAVQGLNS; encoded by the coding sequence ATGCCCAGTGTCAACGATGCCGTGCGACGAAACGCCTTCCTGGCCACGGTGATCGGCTGGTGGCGCCAGCGGCGGCTGGACGGCCGGCCCGGCGCGCTCGGTGAGGCCGACGAGGTCGAACTGTTGCGGCTGGCCGCCGAAACCGGGTTGAGCCGCGGCGATCTCGAGATCCTGGCCGCGCAGGGCGAATTCGCCGGCGGCCTGATGCAGCGAATGCTCGCCTCGCATCACATTTCGGCGCTCGATCTGGCGACCGCGCGCCCGCAGCTCTACGACCGCATGGCGCTGCATTGCGCCGAATGCCGCGAGAAGGATCGCTGCCGGCACGAACTCGATGCCGGCACGGCCGCCGCCCATGCCCCGGACTTCTGCCCCAACGCGGACATGATCCGCAATCTGGCCGTCCAGGGGCTCAATTCCTGA
- a CDS encoding acyltransferase family protein yields the protein MPYRKRIRFEVLDALRGVAAISVVLLHMNNYLVGGPLMESGYLAVDLFFIISGFVNSHALSRMIEATGSTRGFLRARLRRLYPLFALGLALGFSIELAKALAAAEPGRAATKAVSELAVSMLGVPDVRETMVVPLNPVFWSLILEALAYWLHGHVLWSIPATRLRIGLGIGLAGLVGIAFGMGSLDLGANRETFALATYRIAFGYAAGMLLYRLFQAGRLPRLETGGALIALSALAVFASPVAPGLRPVYDLIAVALIFPVLVAGAAETDLDGALRGPVLWAGRLSYALYALHVPILFLVVFVVRITIGRAVAIAPDAMLGLAFMATLTLVTILASGFNRRLAAGSAGIEPALASSRGVGGAGRS from the coding sequence ATGCCATACCGAAAACGAATTCGTTTCGAAGTTCTGGATGCTCTTCGTGGTGTTGCCGCAATCTCAGTTGTCTTGCTTCACATGAACAACTATCTGGTCGGCGGGCCGCTGATGGAAAGCGGCTATCTGGCGGTCGACCTGTTCTTCATCATATCGGGCTTCGTGAATTCGCACGCCTTGAGCCGCATGATCGAGGCGACCGGTTCGACACGGGGATTTCTGCGCGCCCGGCTGCGGCGACTCTATCCGCTCTTCGCGCTCGGCCTGGCGCTCGGTTTCTCGATCGAACTCGCCAAGGCACTCGCTGCGGCGGAGCCCGGCCGGGCGGCGACCAAGGCCGTCTCGGAACTGGCCGTCTCGATGCTGGGGGTACCGGACGTCCGCGAGACGATGGTGGTCCCGCTCAATCCGGTCTTCTGGTCGCTGATCCTCGAAGCTCTGGCCTATTGGCTGCACGGCCACGTGCTCTGGTCGATCCCGGCGACGCGGCTTCGGATCGGGCTCGGGATCGGCCTCGCCGGTCTCGTCGGGATTGCGTTCGGGATGGGGTCGCTCGATCTCGGAGCCAACCGCGAGACCTTCGCGCTTGCCACCTATCGAATCGCCTTCGGCTATGCCGCCGGCATGCTGCTCTACCGGTTGTTTCAGGCCGGCCGTCTGCCGCGCCTTGAAACCGGCGGCGCGCTGATCGCCCTGTCCGCGCTGGCCGTCTTCGCCAGTCCGGTGGCACCGGGACTGCGGCCGGTCTACGACCTGATCGCGGTCGCGCTGATCTTTCCGGTATTGGTCGCGGGGGCGGCTGAAACCGACCTCGACGGCGCATTGCGCGGCCCGGTCCTGTGGGCCGGGCGCCTGTCCTACGCGCTCTACGCCCTGCATGTGCCGATCCTGTTCCTGGTCGTGTTCGTCGTCCGGATCACGATCGGTCGCGCCGTCGCGATCGCTCCCGACGCGATGCTGGGCCTCGCCTTCATGGCGACGCTGACGCTGGTCACCATCCTGGCTTCCGGTTTCAATCGGCGGCTCGCCGCGGGAAGCGCCGGAATCGAGCCCGCCCTGGCCTCAAGTCGGGGGGTCGGCGGGGCCGGGCGGTCTTGA
- a CDS encoding heavy metal translocating P-type ATPase — translation MPIDRLLKRALLVIALIGLVAGSIAALAGASGWARILWGVGTVPVIAGLAYSILRDFLDGRVGVDAVALLSMSTAVAMGETLAGAVVALMYAGGNLLEDFAIGRAERELSALADRAPRFAHRRQGDEVVDIPVGEVAVGDRLMVRAGEVLPVDGIAPDGAVIVDEAALTGEPIPNRREPGEKLHSGTVNAGDSFEMVAGATAGASTYAGILRMVSAAQSAKAPFVRMADRYALAFLPFTVLLAGGAWFLSGDPVRALAVLVAATPCPLILAAPVAFVSGVSRAAGRGILVKGGGPLERLARTRTVMFDKTGTLTVGGARLIGIETASGADADTVLRAAASLEQASHHVVAGAIVDAARMRGLALDMPTDVRESQGAGLEGLVGDRRVRAGAASLVFAGRTSPDWAARAQRRASWRSALSVFVAVDDVPIGAILLADELKSDAPHAIRALREAGVARIVMVTGDRADAAETIGAALDIDAVLADRVPADKVDAVKTEQRIAPTLMVGDGINDAPALAAADVGIAMGARGASASSEAADVVVLVDRLDRVAEAVAIARRTRRIALESILVGMGLSVVAMLAAALGWLTPVAGALVQEAIDLAVILNALRALGAPFGSGRRRLAESARETLHRDHAALAGALDRLRDIADALDEASPADGATLVREASALVATKVVAHERDDETRVYPMLRGVLPDGPGLAAMSRAHREILHLARLLERLAGSLDPGITDHWVLRDAQRAIEAIEALVRIHSAQEEDIYDHAA, via the coding sequence ATGCCGATCGACCGTCTTCTCAAGCGCGCCTTGCTGGTCATCGCCCTCATCGGGCTCGTCGCCGGATCGATCGCGGCTCTGGCCGGTGCGTCCGGCTGGGCGCGCATCCTGTGGGGCGTCGGCACCGTGCCGGTCATTGCCGGGCTCGCCTACTCGATCCTGCGCGACTTCCTGGACGGCCGCGTCGGCGTCGACGCGGTCGCGCTCCTGTCCATGAGCACGGCGGTCGCGATGGGCGAAACCCTGGCCGGCGCCGTCGTGGCGCTGATGTATGCCGGCGGCAACCTCCTCGAGGACTTCGCCATCGGGCGGGCCGAGCGCGAACTGTCCGCGCTCGCCGACCGCGCGCCGCGCTTCGCCCATCGCCGGCAGGGCGACGAGGTGGTCGACATTCCGGTCGGCGAGGTGGCGGTCGGGGATCGCCTGATGGTCAGGGCCGGCGAGGTCCTGCCGGTCGACGGGATCGCGCCGGACGGTGCCGTGATCGTCGACGAGGCCGCGCTGACCGGCGAGCCGATCCCGAACCGGCGCGAGCCCGGCGAAAAGTTGCACAGCGGCACCGTCAATGCCGGCGACAGCTTCGAGATGGTGGCGGGCGCGACCGCCGGCGCCTCGACCTATGCCGGCATCCTGCGCATGGTCTCGGCGGCTCAATCGGCCAAGGCCCCCTTCGTGCGCATGGCCGACCGCTACGCCCTGGCCTTCCTGCCCTTCACGGTGCTGCTCGCCGGCGGCGCCTGGTTCCTGTCCGGCGACCCTGTCCGTGCGCTGGCCGTGCTGGTCGCCGCGACGCCCTGTCCGCTGATCCTCGCCGCGCCGGTCGCTTTCGTCTCCGGCGTCAGCCGGGCCGCCGGCCGCGGCATCCTGGTCAAGGGTGGCGGACCGCTGGAGCGGCTCGCACGCACGCGCACGGTGATGTTCGACAAGACCGGAACGCTGACCGTCGGCGGCGCCCGCCTGATCGGCATCGAGACGGCATCCGGAGCGGACGCCGATACCGTTCTGCGCGCCGCAGCTTCGCTCGAACAGGCCTCCCATCATGTCGTCGCCGGCGCCATCGTCGATGCCGCGCGAATGCGCGGGCTCGCCCTCGACATGCCGACCGATGTCCGCGAGTCGCAAGGCGCGGGCCTCGAAGGGCTCGTCGGCGACCGGCGCGTGCGTGCCGGGGCGGCCAGCCTGGTCTTCGCCGGCCGTACGTCTCCCGATTGGGCGGCGCGCGCCCAGCGGCGCGCCTCATGGCGGTCGGCCCTGTCGGTCTTCGTCGCTGTCGACGATGTGCCGATCGGCGCGATCCTGCTCGCCGACGAACTGAAATCCGATGCCCCGCATGCGATCCGTGCGCTGCGCGAAGCCGGTGTCGCCCGTATCGTCATGGTCACCGGCGACCGCGCCGATGCCGCCGAGACCATCGGGGCCGCGCTCGATATCGATGCCGTGCTGGCCGACCGGGTTCCGGCCGACAAGGTCGACGCTGTCAAGACCGAGCAGCGCATCGCCCCGACCCTGATGGTCGGCGACGGCATCAACGATGCGCCCGCGCTCGCCGCCGCCGATGTCGGCATCGCCATGGGGGCGCGCGGCGCCTCGGCCTCCTCGGAGGCCGCCGACGTGGTGGTTCTGGTCGACCGGCTCGATCGGGTCGCCGAGGCGGTAGCGATCGCCCGTCGCACGCGCCGCATCGCGCTCGAAAGCATCCTGGTCGGCATGGGTCTGTCGGTCGTCGCCATGCTGGCGGCGGCGCTGGGCTGGCTGACCCCGGTCGCCGGCGCGCTGGTCCAGGAGGCGATCGACCTGGCGGTGATCCTGAATGCGCTGCGGGCGCTCGGCGCTCCGTTCGGCAGCGGCCGGCGCCGGCTCGCCGAGTCGGCCCGCGAGACGCTGCACCGCGATCATGCCGCGCTCGCCGGCGCCCTCGACCGACTGCGCGACATCGCCGATGCGCTCGACGAGGCGAGCCCGGCCGATGGTGCGACCCTGGTCCGCGAGGCCAGTGCGCTGGTCGCCACCAAGGTCGTGGCCCACGAACGCGACGACGAGACCCGGGTCTATCCGATGCTGCGCGGCGTGCTCCCCGACGGCCCCGGCCTCGCCGCCATGAGCCGCGCCCATCGCGAGATCCTGCATCTCGCCCGCCTGCTAGAGCGCCTCGCCGGCAGCCTGGATCCAGGCATCACCGACCACTGGGTCCTGCGCGACGCCCAGCGCGCCATCGAAGCCATCGAAGCCCTGGTCCGCATCCACTCCGCCCAGGAAGAGGACATCTACGACCACGCGGCGTAA
- the tam gene encoding trans-aconitate 2-methyltransferase has translation MTDWQPELYARYGDERLQPVLDLLARVPLDRPARIVDLGCGAGASTEPLVRRWPEAEVLGLDTSPAMLAAARKKLPGVAFVEADLAVWEPEAPVDLIFANAVLQWVPDLERVLPRLMGLLASGGVLAVQMPRNLEEPSHALMRRIAAEPAFADRLAKASASRPGLPPAETFYDWLCPHAADVQVWLTTYHHPLADAAAIVEMVSSTGLKPYLDALPPPLAADYRARYTAAVAEAYPPRADGRVLFRFPRLFLVARR, from the coding sequence ATGACGGACTGGCAGCCGGAACTCTATGCGCGCTATGGCGACGAGCGTCTGCAGCCGGTGCTCGATCTGCTGGCGCGGGTGCCGCTCGATCGGCCGGCTCGGATCGTCGATCTCGGTTGCGGGGCCGGCGCCTCGACCGAGCCGCTGGTGCGGCGCTGGCCGGAGGCCGAAGTGCTCGGCCTCGACACCTCGCCGGCCATGCTGGCGGCGGCGCGGAAGAAGCTGCCCGGCGTCGCCTTCGTCGAAGCCGATCTCGCCGTCTGGGAGCCGGAGGCGCCGGTCGACCTGATCTTCGCCAATGCGGTGCTGCAATGGGTGCCGGATCTCGAGCGCGTGCTGCCGCGGCTGATGGGCCTCCTGGCGTCGGGCGGGGTGCTCGCCGTGCAGATGCCGCGCAATCTGGAGGAGCCGAGCCACGCGCTGATGCGCAGGATCGCGGCCGAACCGGCCTTTGCCGATCGGCTGGCGAAGGCGTCGGCGAGCCGCCCCGGCCTGCCGCCGGCCGAGACCTTCTACGACTGGCTCTGCCCCCATGCGGCGGATGTCCAGGTCTGGCTGACGACCTACCACCATCCGCTCGCCGACGCCGCCGCGATCGTCGAGATGGTCTCCTCGACCGGCCTGAAGCCCTATCTCGACGCGCTGCCGCCGCCGCTCGCCGCCGACTACCGCGCGCGCTACACGGCGGCCGTCGCCGAGGCCTACCCGCCGCGCGCCGACGGCCGCGTCCTGTTCCGCTTCCCGCGCCTGTTCCTGGTCGCCCGGCGCTGA
- a CDS encoding type II toxin-antitoxin system HigB family toxin, producing MRVIAKRTLQEFWERPGRSDAEQPLKAWFHEAAKASWHGPAEIKRTFASASIVADNRVVFNIAGNKYRLVVHVNYGLQIVLVKFVGTHAEYDDIDVRTVGGGGRNEH from the coding sequence ATGCGTGTCATTGCCAAGCGCACGTTGCAGGAATTCTGGGAGCGGCCCGGCCGGTCGGATGCGGAACAGCCGCTCAAGGCATGGTTCCATGAAGCCGCAAAGGCTTCTTGGCACGGTCCGGCCGAGATCAAGCGAACATTCGCATCGGCCAGCATCGTTGCCGATAACCGCGTTGTATTCAATATCGCCGGCAACAAGTATCGCCTCGTCGTTCACGTCAATTACGGCCTGCAGATCGTTCTGGTAAAATTTGTTGGAACTCACGCAGAGTATGACGACATCGACGTTCGGACCGTAGGCGGAGGAGGCAGGAATGAACATTAG
- a CDS encoding aspartate-semialdehyde dehydrogenase — translation MGYKVAVVGATGNVGREMLDILAERGFPADEVVALASPRSLGTEVSFGDKTLKTKVLDNYDFSDTDICLMSAGGSVSKEWSPRIGQQGCVVIDNSSAWRYDAEVPLIVPEVNADAIVGFTKKNIIANPNCSTAQLVVALKPLHDVARIKRVVVATYQSVSGAGKDAMDELFTQTRAVFVTDPIEPQKFPKRIAFNLIPHIDVFMEDGYTKEEWKMMVETKKILDPRIKLTATCVRVPVFISHAEAVNIEFEQPISAEEATDILREAPGCLVIDKREPGGYITPYEAAGEDATYISRIREDATVENGLSMWIVSDNLRKGAALNAVQIAEVLINRKLIKPKARKAA, via the coding sequence ATGGGCTACAAGGTCGCTGTCGTCGGCGCCACGGGCAATGTGGGTCGGGAAATGCTGGACATCCTCGCCGAGCGCGGCTTCCCGGCCGACGAGGTCGTGGCGCTCGCCTCCCCGCGTTCGCTCGGCACCGAGGTCTCCTTCGGCGACAAGACGCTCAAGACCAAGGTGCTCGACAACTACGACTTCTCCGACACCGACATCTGCCTGATGTCGGCCGGCGGCTCGGTCTCCAAGGAATGGTCGCCGCGGATCGGCCAGCAGGGCTGCGTCGTGATCGACAATTCCTCGGCCTGGCGCTACGACGCCGAGGTGCCGCTGATCGTGCCGGAGGTGAATGCGGACGCCATCGTCGGCTTCACCAAGAAGAACATCATCGCCAACCCGAACTGCTCGACCGCCCAGCTGGTCGTCGCGCTGAAGCCGCTGCATGACGTGGCGCGGATCAAGCGCGTGGTGGTCGCCACCTACCAGTCCGTCTCCGGCGCCGGCAAGGACGCCATGGACGAGCTGTTCACCCAGACCCGCGCCGTCTTCGTCACCGACCCGATCGAACCGCAAAAGTTCCCGAAGCGGATCGCCTTCAACCTGATCCCCCATATCGACGTGTTCATGGAGGACGGGTACACGAAGGAAGAGTGGAAGATGATGGTCGAGACCAAGAAGATCCTCGACCCGCGCATCAAGCTGACCGCGACCTGCGTGCGCGTGCCGGTGTTCATCTCCCATGCCGAGGCGGTCAACATCGAGTTCGAACAGCCGATCTCGGCCGAAGAGGCGACCGACATCCTGCGCGAGGCGCCGGGTTGCCTGGTCATCGACAAGCGCGAGCCGGGTGGCTACATCACGCCCTACGAGGCGGCCGGCGAGGACGCGACCTATATCAGCCGCATCCGCGAGGACGCGACCGTCGAGAACGGCCTGTCGATGTGGATCGTCTCCGACAACCTGCGCAAGGGCGCCGCGCTCAACGCGGTCCAGATCGCCGAAGTCCTGATCAACCGCAAGCTGATCAAGCCGAAGGCGCGCAAGGCGGCCTGA
- a CDS encoding glycoside hydrolase family 3 N-terminal domain-containing protein, whose protein sequence is MAAWRRIGTACCVALGILAAGRPAVAAEVARPFGIDPAVERRIDDLLARMTLAEKIGQLRQGGWSPDFDLGQASRGEIGSLTNAEDPHETARIQQAARSSRLGIPILLADNVIHGFRTLFPVPIALAASFEPDLVEEASAWAGREAHAAGLHWTLAPMVDLTRDPRWGRVVEGPGEDPVLGAAMAAAQVRGFLKGGIMASLKHYAGYGAAEAGRDYNTTEISPGTMRDIYLPAFRAGVEAGSQSIMAAFNALNGTPATANPWTLQTILKGEWGFDGFVISDWDSVWELMNHGHAGSPAEAARRAILAGLDVEMAGDMFKENLADEVAAGRVPQARIDDAVRRVLRVKVRMGLFDRPDPDPAAAEAQMLTPAAREAAKAAAIASFVLLKNDRDLLPLAPRGRRIALIGGIAASPADHMGSWGANGRQDDAVTLAAALKAKAAAGAFELTYAAGCDPACRSEEGFAEAVAAARAADTVVVALGEPWWMTAEGTSRTQLGLPNRQQALLEAIAATGKPVVLVVFGGRPMTIGWAAEHVPAILYAWSPGTMGGAALAEVLLGEAAPTGRLPMTMPRAVGQIPLYYNHLPTGRPPTGDHYSSKYIDEEVTPLFPFGYGLTYTRFAYADLRLAEHVLKPGDTVEASVSVTNTGPRAGREVVQLYMRDPVASKSRPVRELKAFRKVAIAAGATERVTFRVPVEAFGFHQDDGRHIVEPGRFEIHVGGSAVDTIGTGFEVRN, encoded by the coding sequence ATGGCGGCCTGGCGGCGGATCGGAACGGCGTGTTGCGTGGCGCTCGGCATCCTGGCGGCCGGCCGGCCCGCCGTGGCGGCCGAGGTGGCGCGCCCGTTCGGGATCGATCCGGCCGTGGAGCGGCGCATCGACGATCTCCTGGCGCGGATGACGCTCGCCGAAAAGATCGGCCAGCTGCGCCAGGGCGGCTGGTCGCCGGATTTCGATCTCGGCCAGGCCAGCCGGGGCGAGATCGGCTCGCTGACCAATGCCGAGGACCCGCACGAGACCGCACGCATCCAGCAGGCGGCGCGGTCGTCACGGCTCGGCATCCCCATCCTGCTCGCCGACAACGTCATCCACGGCTTCCGCACCCTGTTCCCGGTGCCGATCGCGCTGGCCGCCAGCTTCGAGCCCGACCTCGTCGAAGAGGCCTCGGCCTGGGCCGGCCGCGAGGCCCATGCGGCGGGTCTGCACTGGACGCTCGCCCCGATGGTCGATCTCACGCGCGATCCGCGCTGGGGCCGGGTGGTCGAGGGACCGGGCGAGGACCCGGTGCTCGGCGCTGCCATGGCGGCCGCCCAGGTGCGCGGCTTCCTGAAGGGCGGCATCATGGCCTCGCTCAAGCACTATGCCGGCTATGGCGCCGCCGAAGCCGGGCGCGACTACAACACCACCGAGATCTCGCCCGGCACGATGCGCGACATCTACCTGCCGGCCTTCCGGGCCGGGGTCGAGGCCGGCAGCCAGAGCATCATGGCCGCCTTCAACGCCCTCAACGGCACGCCGGCGACCGCCAATCCCTGGACGCTGCAGACCATCCTCAAGGGCGAATGGGGCTTTGACGGCTTCGTCATCTCCGACTGGGATTCGGTCTGGGAGCTGATGAACCACGGCCATGCCGGCTCGCCCGCCGAGGCCGCCCGGCGCGCCATCCTGGCCGGTCTCGATGTCGAGATGGCCGGCGACATGTTCAAGGAGAATCTCGCCGACGAGGTCGCGGCCGGCCGGGTGCCGCAGGCGCGGATCGACGACGCGGTCCGCCGCGTGCTGCGGGTGAAGGTCCGCATGGGCCTGTTCGACCGGCCGGACCCCGACCCGGCGGCGGCCGAGGCGCAGATGCTGACGCCCGCCGCGCGCGAGGCCGCCAAGGCGGCCGCAATCGCCTCCTTCGTGCTCCTGAAGAACGACCGCGACCTGCTGCCGCTCGCCCCGCGCGGCCGGCGCATCGCGCTGATCGGCGGCATCGCCGCCTCGCCGGCCGACCATATGGGTTCCTGGGGCGCCAACGGCCGCCAGGACGATGCCGTCACGCTCGCCGCCGCCCTGAAGGCCAAGGCGGCGGCCGGTGCTTTCGAGCTCACCTATGCGGCCGGCTGCGACCCGGCCTGCCGCTCCGAGGAAGGCTTCGCGGAAGCGGTCGCGGCCGCGCGCGCGGCCGACACGGTGGTGGTTGCGCTCGGCGAGCCGTGGTGGATGACGGCGGAGGGCACGTCGCGCACGCAGCTCGGCCTGCCCAACCGGCAGCAGGCGCTGCTGGAGGCGATCGCGGCGACCGGCAAGCCGGTCGTGCTGGTGGTGTTCGGCGGCCGGCCGATGACCATCGGCTGGGCGGCGGAGCATGTGCCGGCGATCCTCTATGCCTGGTCGCCGGGCACCATGGGCGGCGCGGCGTTGGCGGAGGTGCTGCTCGGCGAGGCCGCCCCGACCGGGCGCCTGCCGATGACCATGCCGCGCGCGGTCGGCCAGATCCCCCTCTATTACAATCACCTGCCGACCGGACGGCCGCCGACCGGCGACCACTATTCGTCGAAATATATCGACGAGGAGGTCACGCCGCTGTTCCCCTTCGGCTACGGCCTGACCTACACGCGCTTCGCCTATGCGGATCTGAGGCTCGCCGAGCATGTCCTGAAGCCCGGCGATACCGTGGAGGCCTCGGTCTCGGTGACCAATACCGGGCCGCGTGCCGGCCGCGAGGTGGTGCAGCTCTATATGCGCGATCCGGTCGCCTCGAAGAGCCGGCCAGTGCGTGAACTGAAGGCCTTCCGCAAGGTCGCGATCGCGGCCGGCGCGACCGAGCGGGTCACCTTCCGGGTCCCGGTCGAGGCCTTCGGCTTCCATCAAGACGACGGCCGCCACATCGTCGAACCGGGCCGCTTCGAGATCCATGTCGGCGGATCGGCCGTCGACACGATCGGGACAGGGTTCGAAGTCAGGAATTGA